A stretch of Peteryoungia algae DNA encodes these proteins:
- a CDS encoding Urease operon accessory protein has product MARARQIMIVGNGAVDEGAGPLIDTADMVIRFNGSRNFGAAGRKTDVIAVCNTGRPGAGMLADAAWRDSEAVGRAAAIWSVRDPDLFAALKPDLAISHPELDDFCDDYTDGFDAFATANGKQHRIIHRSVHEALDETLFGLGAEPYVVPSSGMVVIQALLSDPRHASDTIILAGFGHSGWDGHPFEAERRLVDQLIASGRVMRLQPLFASSLSQGT; this is encoded by the coding sequence ATGGCTCGGGCTAGACAGATCATGATCGTGGGCAATGGTGCGGTGGATGAGGGGGCAGGTCCCCTGATCGACACGGCCGACATGGTCATCCGCTTCAATGGCAGCCGCAATTTTGGCGCCGCCGGCCGCAAGACCGATGTGATCGCCGTCTGCAATACGGGACGCCCGGGTGCTGGCATGCTCGCCGATGCCGCCTGGCGCGACAGCGAGGCTGTCGGCCGCGCGGCCGCGATCTGGTCGGTGCGCGATCCCGACCTGTTTGCCGCCCTGAAGCCGGATCTCGCGATCAGCCATCCCGAACTGGATGACTTCTGCGACGATTACACCGATGGCTTTGATGCGTTTGCGACGGCAAACGGCAAGCAACACCGGATCATCCACCGCTCGGTGCATGAAGCACTCGATGAAACTCTCTTCGGGCTTGGTGCGGAACCCTATGTCGTGCCGTCCAGCGGCATGGTCGTGATCCAGGCGCTGTTGTCCGATCCCCGGCATGCCAGCGACACGATCATCCTCGCCGGTTTCGGCCATAGTGGCTGGGACGGCCATCCCTTCGAAGCCGAGCGCCGATTGGTCGATCAGCTCATTGCCAGCGGCCGCGTGATGCGGTTGCAACCCCTCTTCGCTTCCTCCCTAAGCCAAGGAACCTGA
- a CDS encoding lysozyme inhibitor LprI family protein has translation MVRAMNWGVILVLCGCVLLQDAPASGEDVRDVDCNNAMTQVDMNQCAAEDYRHADAAMNAQWAETRAAMLAWDKASPPSDQKGAAKRLLVSQRAWLAYRDAACDVEGYSVQGGSMQPLTISSCLAELTTRRTEELKSLVGLY, from the coding sequence ATGGTGCGGGCGATGAATTGGGGCGTGATCCTCGTGCTGTGCGGTTGCGTATTGCTGCAAGACGCGCCGGCCTCAGGCGAGGACGTGCGGGACGTCGATTGCAACAATGCCATGACCCAGGTCGACATGAACCAATGTGCGGCCGAGGACTATCGACACGCCGATGCCGCGATGAATGCCCAATGGGCCGAGACACGCGCCGCCATGCTCGCATGGGACAAGGCGTCGCCACCTTCGGACCAGAAAGGTGCTGCCAAGCGGCTTCTTGTTTCGCAACGCGCCTGGCTCGCCTATCGCGATGCGGCCTGCGATGTCGAAGGTTACTCGGTCCAGGGTGGTTCGATGCAGCCTTTGACGATTTCGTCCTGCCTTGCGGAGCTGACCACGCGCCGTACGGAAGAACTGAAATCGCTGGTCGGGCTCTATTGA
- a CDS encoding urease subunit beta, giving the protein MIPGEIIAAPGEIELNAGHPTVTIEVSNSGDRPVQVGSHYHFFETNAGLIFERDKARGMRLDIPAGTAVRFEPGQTRQVTLIPLSGKREVYGFRQQVMGSL; this is encoded by the coding sequence ATGATCCCCGGGGAAATCATTGCCGCGCCAGGCGAAATCGAACTGAATGCCGGCCATCCGACCGTGACGATCGAAGTCTCCAACAGCGGCGATCGTCCGGTGCAGGTCGGCAGCCACTACCACTTCTTCGAGACCAATGCCGGGCTGATCTTCGAACGCGACAAGGCGCGCGGCATGCGGCTCGACATTCCCGCTGGGACGGCCGTTCGCTTCGAGCCGGGGCAGACGCGGCAGGTGACGCTGATCCCGCTCTCGGGCAAGCGCGAAGTCTACGGATTCCGCCAGCAGGTCATGGGCAGCCTGTAA
- a CDS encoding DUF1272 domain-containing protein: MALELRPNCECCDRDLPPESPAMICSFECTFCADCASTTLAGICPNCGGELVRRPIRPAAKLAKNPASTKRILKAEGCQPSRAA, encoded by the coding sequence ATGGCGCTGGAACTGAGGCCGAACTGCGAATGCTGCGACCGGGATCTGCCGCCGGAGAGCCCGGCGATGATCTGCAGTTTCGAATGCACCTTCTGCGCCGACTGCGCCTCGACCACGCTTGCCGGCATCTGCCCGAACTGCGGCGGTGAACTGGTGCGCCGGCCGATCCGTCCTGCGGCCAAGCTCGCCAAGAACCCGGCCTCGACCAAACGCATCCTCAAAGCCGAGGGCTGCCAGCCCTCGCGTGCTGCCTGA
- a CDS encoding urease subunit gamma, which yields MNLTPREKDKLLIAMAAMVARRRLERGVKLNYPEAIALITDFVVEGARDGRMVADLMEAGAHVITRDQVMEGIAEMIHDVQIEATFPDGTKLVTVHEPIR from the coding sequence ATGAATCTGACGCCGCGGGAAAAGGACAAACTGCTGATCGCCATGGCCGCCATGGTGGCCCGTCGCCGGCTGGAGCGGGGCGTGAAGCTCAACTATCCGGAAGCGATCGCGCTGATCACCGATTTCGTCGTCGAAGGCGCGCGTGACGGCCGCATGGTGGCCGATCTGATGGAGGCCGGCGCGCATGTCATCACCCGGGACCAGGTGATGGAAGGCATTGCCGAGATGATCCACGATGTGCAGATCGAAGCGACTTTTCCTGACGGGACGAAGCTCGTGACCGTGCACGAACCCATTCGTTGA
- a CDS encoding urease accessory protein UreD, translating into MHANQQTRQQRAVGVGRLVTKSLGGRTRIAELYQEGAAKIRLPETFSDELEAVIINTAGGITGGDQFDWNFRAGPGCFLTATTQACEKIYKASAGTGQITTRIEVGPGAKMHWLPQESILFDNASLTRRLDVDLAEDAEFLAVEAILLGRKAMGEAMSRGLVRDRWRIRRDGQLLHAEDLKLEGDVAGLVAAPAVLAGRVAFATLILVSPRAEALIRPIREQIGEEMGGVSHWQGKLVARVSASDGFALRKILLPIISALRGGASVPKVWNL; encoded by the coding sequence GTGCACGCGAACCAGCAAACCAGACAGCAACGTGCCGTTGGTGTCGGACGACTTGTAACCAAGTCGCTCGGTGGGCGCACGCGCATCGCCGAGCTCTATCAGGAAGGGGCGGCGAAGATCCGCCTCCCCGAGACCTTCAGCGACGAACTGGAGGCTGTCATCATCAACACCGCTGGCGGCATCACCGGCGGTGACCAGTTCGACTGGAATTTCAGGGCGGGTCCTGGTTGTTTTCTCACCGCGACGACGCAGGCCTGCGAGAAGATCTACAAGGCTTCTGCCGGCACCGGCCAGATCACCACCCGTATCGAGGTGGGCCCGGGCGCCAAAATGCACTGGCTGCCACAGGAAAGCATCCTCTTCGACAATGCATCTCTCACCCGCCGACTGGACGTCGATCTTGCCGAAGACGCCGAGTTCCTCGCCGTCGAGGCGATCCTGCTCGGTCGCAAGGCCATGGGCGAGGCGATGAGCCGGGGCCTCGTGCGCGACCGCTGGCGGATCCGGCGTGACGGACAATTGCTGCATGCCGAAGACCTCAAGCTGGAGGGAGATGTCGCTGGCCTCGTGGCAGCGCCCGCCGTCCTTGCCGGTCGCGTCGCCTTTGCCACGCTCATCCTTGTCAGCCCGCGCGCCGAAGCGCTGATCCGCCCAATCCGTGAGCAGATCGGTGAAGAAATGGGCGGCGTAAGTCATTGGCAAGGCAAGCTTGTTGCCCGTGTCTCGGCCAGCGACGGATTTGCCTTGAGAAAAATACTTCTACCCATCATTTCAGCCTTGCGCGGGGGCGCTTCTGTGCCAAAAGTCTGGAACCTCTGA
- a CDS encoding alpha/beta hydrolase family esterase, with protein sequence MTTSTVFPHVRARGILRVVAGLFLLGVSSVAAHAAGCGEPIEPGQHRLTFQSGGVEREAIYVIPSNYSGKKKVPLVLDFHGSNSNPAVQIGRSHWNEVAEREGFVVMALAGSLKGELPNTHAWNVPGVTAGQGADESAAIRQLLKLAKETLCIDGTKVYASGYSGGGRMLSQYICNGFGDFAAAGFVMGLRAGTPVEENGVWQPRRESCQPSRPVSIIAFSGRKDHVNPFEGGGRAYWRYGGEVALNRWAELNGCATRAALEAGENADVSTHTDCRAGTSVVSYVIASADHAWPARTIRFQLASSKDDKAIREVDATDRMWEFFKASGGEMIATVAIDAACADTQKTAAISDGGQGARCTRTSKPDSNVPLVSDDL encoded by the coding sequence ATGACAACCAGCACGGTTTTCCCACACGTGCGGGCACGCGGTATATTGCGCGTGGTCGCGGGGCTTTTTCTCTTGGGAGTCTCCAGCGTTGCCGCCCATGCGGCAGGCTGCGGAGAGCCGATCGAGCCCGGCCAGCATAGGCTGACCTTCCAGTCCGGAGGCGTCGAACGCGAGGCGATCTATGTCATTCCCTCAAATTACTCAGGGAAGAAGAAGGTTCCGCTGGTCCTCGATTTCCACGGTTCGAACAGCAATCCGGCGGTTCAGATCGGTCGCAGCCACTGGAACGAGGTTGCCGAGCGCGAGGGCTTCGTGGTCATGGCGCTCGCCGGAAGTCTGAAGGGCGAATTGCCCAATACGCATGCCTGGAACGTGCCCGGTGTTACCGCAGGTCAGGGAGCAGATGAATCCGCCGCTATCCGTCAGCTTCTGAAGCTTGCGAAGGAAACGCTCTGCATCGACGGCACGAAGGTTTACGCTTCCGGCTATTCCGGTGGCGGACGGATGCTGTCTCAGTATATCTGCAACGGCTTTGGCGACTTTGCCGCGGCTGGCTTCGTCATGGGGCTTCGTGCCGGCACGCCGGTGGAGGAAAACGGCGTTTGGCAGCCGCGTCGCGAAAGCTGCCAGCCGAGCCGGCCCGTATCGATCATCGCCTTCTCGGGCAGGAAGGATCACGTCAATCCGTTCGAGGGCGGTGGACGGGCCTATTGGCGTTATGGCGGCGAAGTGGCGCTCAATCGCTGGGCGGAACTGAATGGCTGCGCGACGCGGGCAGCCCTCGAGGCGGGCGAGAACGCTGACGTATCGACCCATACCGATTGCCGCGCGGGCACCAGCGTCGTCTCCTATGTGATCGCGAGTGCCGATCATGCCTGGCCCGCCCGGACGATCCGGTTCCAGCTTGCCTCCAGCAAAGACGACAAGGCGATCCGCGAGGTTGATGCGACCGATAGAATGTGGGAGTTCTTCAAGGCGTCGGGCGGCGAAATGATTGCGACGGTCGCGATCGATGCTGCCTGCGCCGACACACAGAAAACCGCCGCGATCAGCGATGGCGGGCAGGGGGCAAGGTGCACGCGAACCAGCAAACCAGACAGCAACGTGCCGTTGGTGTCGGACGACTTGTAA
- the urtE gene encoding urea ABC transporter ATP-binding subunit UrtE, whose protein sequence is MLTVENVNLHYGAAQALRGVSINAEMGKITCVLGRNGVGKSSLLRAITGQHAVTAGTISFNGEKLNGMAPFNRARTGVGYVPQGREIFPLLTVKENLETGYAPLERKDRFIPDDIFALFPVLDTMLSRRGGDLSGGQQQQLAIGRAMVTRPKILVLDEPTEGIQPSIIKDIGRAIRYLRDTTGMAILLVEQYLDFCRELADHVYIMDRGEIVHQGAAETLDTPEARRHLTV, encoded by the coding sequence ATGCTGACAGTCGAAAACGTCAATCTGCACTACGGCGCCGCACAGGCTCTCAGGGGTGTGTCGATCAATGCCGAGATGGGCAAGATCACCTGCGTGCTCGGCCGTAACGGGGTCGGCAAGTCGTCGCTGTTGCGCGCCATCACAGGCCAGCATGCCGTGACGGCCGGGACGATCAGCTTCAACGGCGAAAAGCTCAACGGCATGGCGCCTTTCAACCGGGCGCGCACGGGTGTGGGTTACGTGCCGCAGGGCCGGGAAATCTTTCCGCTTCTGACCGTCAAGGAAAACCTCGAAACCGGCTATGCTCCGCTCGAGCGCAAGGACCGCTTTATCCCGGATGATATCTTTGCTCTCTTCCCGGTGCTGGACACGATGCTGTCGCGGCGTGGTGGGGACTTGTCCGGTGGGCAGCAGCAGCAGCTCGCGATCGGGCGGGCCATGGTGACGCGGCCGAAGATCCTGGTGCTCGACGAACCGACCGAGGGCATCCAGCCATCCATCATCAAGGATATCGGTCGGGCGATCCGCTATCTGCGCGATACGACCGGCATGGCGATCCTGCTCGTCGAACAATATCTCGATTTCTGCCGGGAGCTGGCCGACCATGTTTACATCATGGATCGCGGCGAGATCGTGCATCAGGGGGCGGCCGAAACGCTCGATACGCCGGAGGCGCGGCGTCACCTGACCGTATGA
- the urtD gene encoding urea ABC transporter ATP-binding protein UrtD, which produces MSDKTTSSLLYLNGVSVSFDGFKALNSLSFIVEPGELRAIIGPNGAGKTTMMDIITGKTRPDSGEVFFDGGKIDLTSRDEAEIAQLGIGRKFQKPTVFDSHTVWDNLELALNRKRGVFATLFYRLTAQDKARIEEILETVRLTHRKDELAANLSHGQKQWLEIGMLLAQEPKLLLVDEPVAGMTDAETAETAILLKEIAKTRSVVVVEHDMGFIRDLGVKVTCLAEGSVLAEGSIDYVSNDQKVIENYLGR; this is translated from the coding sequence ATGAGCGACAAGACAACGTCCAGCCTGCTCTATCTCAACGGTGTCTCCGTCTCGTTTGACGGTTTCAAGGCGCTGAATTCGCTTTCGTTCATCGTAGAGCCTGGCGAGCTCAGGGCGATCATCGGCCCGAACGGCGCCGGCAAGACGACGATGATGGACATCATCACCGGCAAGACCCGGCCCGACAGTGGCGAGGTCTTTTTCGACGGAGGAAAGATCGACCTGACCAGTCGCGACGAGGCGGAGATCGCCCAGCTCGGGATCGGCCGCAAGTTCCAGAAGCCGACCGTCTTCGACAGCCATACGGTTTGGGACAATCTCGAACTGGCGCTCAACCGCAAGCGCGGCGTGTTCGCAACGCTGTTTTACCGCCTGACGGCGCAGGACAAGGCGCGCATCGAGGAAATTCTGGAGACAGTGCGCCTGACCCATCGCAAGGACGAGCTCGCTGCCAACCTTTCCCATGGCCAGAAGCAGTGGCTGGAGATCGGCATGTTGCTCGCCCAAGAGCCGAAGCTTCTCCTGGTCGACGAGCCGGTGGCGGGCATGACGGATGCCGAGACGGCGGAAACGGCCATTCTCCTCAAGGAAATCGCCAAGACCCGCTCCGTCGTCGTGGTCGAACACGACATGGGCTTCATCCGCGATCTCGGCGTCAAGGTGACGTGCCTGGCGGAAGGCTCGGTGCTGGCGGAAGGTTCGATCGATTACGTCTCGAATGACCAGAAGGTCATCGAGAATTATCTGGGGCGGTGA
- the urtC gene encoding urea ABC transporter permease subunit UrtC, whose amino-acid sequence MITGFILRALEGKILIAAGILVAFALLIPALNLLMPPDSALHVPTYIMSLLGKYLCYALLALALDLVWGYCGILSLGHGAFFALGGYAMGMYLMRQIGSRGVYGDPILPDFMVFLNWKELPWFWYGMDMFPVAMAMVLIVPGLLAFVFGWFAFRSRVNGVYLSIITQAMTYALMLAFFRNDMGFGGNNGLTDYKEILGFSVQADGTRAVLFALSAIFLALCLVIASGITRSKFGKVLVGVRDAESRVRFLGYRVENIKLFTFVVSAMMAGIAGALFVPQVGIINPGEFAPANSIEVVVWTAVGGRGTLIGPIIGAILVNVGKSYFTGAFPDLWLFALGGLFIFVTLFLPKGIVGTVQASLAKRKDYAREADKDVANGDVKPQPAPVAAE is encoded by the coding sequence ATGATTACCGGCTTCATCCTGCGTGCACTCGAAGGCAAGATCCTCATTGCCGCCGGCATTCTCGTAGCCTTTGCGCTGCTCATTCCGGCCCTCAACCTGCTGATGCCGCCTGACAGCGCCCTGCATGTGCCGACCTACATCATGTCGCTGCTCGGCAAATATCTCTGCTATGCGCTTCTGGCGCTCGCGCTCGACCTCGTCTGGGGCTATTGCGGGATCCTGTCGCTCGGCCACGGCGCCTTCTTCGCGCTCGGCGGCTATGCCATGGGCATGTATCTGATGCGGCAGATCGGCAGCCGCGGCGTCTATGGCGATCCCATCCTGCCCGATTTCATGGTCTTCCTGAACTGGAAGGAACTGCCCTGGTTCTGGTACGGCATGGACATGTTCCCGGTTGCCATGGCGATGGTGCTGATCGTTCCCGGCCTGCTGGCCTTCGTCTTCGGCTGGTTTGCCTTCCGCTCGAGAGTGAACGGCGTCTATCTCTCGATCATCACCCAGGCGATGACCTATGCGCTGATGCTCGCCTTCTTCCGCAACGACATGGGTTTCGGCGGCAATAATGGCCTGACCGACTACAAGGAAATCCTCGGCTTTTCCGTCCAGGCGGACGGGACGCGTGCGGTGCTCTTTGCGCTCTCGGCAATCTTCCTGGCGCTTTGCCTGGTCATCGCCTCCGGCATCACCCGGTCAAAATTCGGCAAGGTGCTGGTCGGTGTGCGCGATGCGGAAAGCCGCGTACGCTTTCTCGGGTATCGTGTCGAGAACATCAAGCTCTTCACCTTCGTCGTTTCCGCAATGATGGCGGGCATTGCCGGTGCGCTCTTCGTGCCTCAGGTCGGTATCATCAACCCCGGTGAATTCGCCCCCGCCAATTCGATCGAAGTGGTCGTCTGGACGGCCGTGGGCGGTCGCGGCACGCTGATCGGGCCAATCATCGGTGCCATCCTCGTCAATGTCGGAAAGAGCTACTTTACCGGCGCCTTCCCTGATCTCTGGCTGTTTGCACTGGGCGGTCTCTTCATCTTCGTCACGCTCTTCCTGCCGAAGGGCATTGTCGGAACGGTTCAGGCCAGTCTTGCGAAACGCAAGGATTATGCCCGCGAGGCGGACAAGGACGTGGCCAACGGCGACGTGAAACCCCAACCGGCCCCCGTGGCTGCGGAGTGA
- the urtB gene encoding urea ABC transporter permease subunit UrtB gives MLIRFITLTLLFFSLAAPSFAQSEPRDLLNALGKANFKQAEELLGQIAATGDPRVVPALEAFAEGDLYVRKSDNQVVITKAAGRNFAAIDPLTGETIAEEAKGAFTKIRVNNNLRRAIRSALGGLTLLSPERNVRLAAAQAVLQSPSAENLDLVETALATEQDREVKARMEEARAVSVLASDRSVDEKRAAIDTVASLGGREAIGILMSVSSTIDESLTPDLDSAIAKIESSLLFWDMGQNVWYGISLGSVLLLAAIGLAITFGVMGIINMAHGEMVMIGAYSTFMVQQVIRTGYPELFDWSLAIALPVAFLVTAAIGLVIERGVIRFLYGRPLETLLATWGISLILQQTVRTIFGPTNQEVGNPSWMSGSFALGGLTITWNRMWIVLFSLTIFFALLALMKRSAFGLQMRAVTQNRRMASSMGIRTPWVDAFTFALGSGIAGIAGVALSQIDNVSPNLGQSYIIDSFMVVVFGGVGNLWGTLVGALSLGILNKFLEPSVGAVLGKILVLVLIILFIQKRPRGLFALKGRAVEA, from the coding sequence ATGCTCATTCGTTTCATCACACTCACTTTGTTATTTTTCTCGCTTGCCGCGCCTTCGTTCGCGCAGAGCGAGCCGCGCGACCTCCTGAACGCACTCGGCAAGGCCAATTTCAAGCAGGCCGAAGAACTGCTCGGCCAGATCGCCGCAACGGGTGATCCGCGTGTCGTGCCGGCGCTCGAAGCCTTTGCCGAAGGTGATCTCTATGTCCGCAAGTCGGACAATCAGGTGGTCATCACCAAAGCCGCCGGCCGCAATTTTGCGGCCATCGATCCGCTGACGGGCGAGACGATCGCCGAGGAGGCGAAAGGCGCCTTCACCAAGATCAGGGTCAACAACAATCTCCGACGGGCAATCCGTTCCGCACTTGGCGGCCTGACGCTGCTCAGCCCCGAGCGCAACGTTCGGCTTGCTGCCGCACAGGCCGTTCTACAGTCGCCGAGCGCCGAAAACCTCGATCTGGTCGAGACGGCACTCGCCACCGAACAGGACCGGGAAGTCAAGGCGCGCATGGAAGAGGCGCGCGCCGTCTCGGTGCTCGCCTCCGATCGTTCAGTCGATGAGAAGCGTGCGGCGATCGATACTGTCGCCTCGCTTGGCGGACGGGAGGCCATTGGCATCCTAATGTCGGTGTCATCGACCATCGACGAAAGCCTCACACCCGATCTCGACTCGGCAATTGCCAAAATCGAGAGCAGCCTTCTGTTCTGGGACATGGGCCAGAATGTCTGGTACGGCATCTCTCTGGGCTCCGTGCTTTTGCTCGCGGCCATCGGCCTTGCCATCACCTTCGGCGTGATGGGCATCATCAACATGGCGCATGGCGAGATGGTGATGATCGGGGCCTACTCCACCTTCATGGTGCAGCAGGTCATCCGTACCGGCTATCCCGAGCTCTTCGACTGGTCGCTCGCGATCGCGCTTCCCGTTGCCTTCCTGGTGACGGCGGCAATCGGGCTGGTCATCGAGCGCGGCGTGATCCGCTTCCTCTATGGCCGGCCGCTGGAAACGCTGCTCGCCACCTGGGGCATTTCGCTCATCCTGCAGCAAACCGTGCGCACGATTTTCGGCCCGACCAACCAGGAAGTCGGCAACCCGTCCTGGATGTCCGGCTCGTTTGCGCTGGGTGGTCTGACGATCACCTGGAACCGCATGTGGATCGTGCTCTTTTCGCTCACCATCTTCTTTGCGCTTCTGGCACTGATGAAGCGCTCCGCCTTCGGCCTGCAGATGCGAGCCGTCACCCAGAACCGTCGCATGGCGTCCTCCATGGGCATCCGCACACCCTGGGTCGATGCCTTCACCTTTGCGCTCGGCTCGGGCATTGCCGGTATTGCCGGTGTGGCGCTCAGCCAGATCGACAATGTCTCGCCCAATCTCGGTCAGTCCTACATCATCGACAGCTTCATGGTCGTGGTCTTCGGGGGCGTCGGCAATCTCTGGGGCACGCTGGTCGGCGCCTTGTCGCTGGGCATTCTCAACAAGTTCCTCGAACCCTCGGTCGGCGCCGTGCTCGGCAAGATCCTCGTGCTCGTGCTGATCATTCTCTTCATCCAGAAACGACCGCGCGGCCTGTTCGCGCTCAAGGGAAGGGCGGTGGAAGCATGA
- the urtA gene encoding urea ABC transporter substrate-binding protein, with protein MSMKMKLTGALLGAMLSTTAFHGAFAQEETIKIGVLHSLSGTMAISETTLKDAMLMLVEEQNKKGGVLGKKLEAVVVDPASDWPLFAEKARELIEKDKVAAVFGCWTSSSRKSVLPVFEELNSILFYPVQYEGEESSRNIFYTGAAPNQQAIPAVDYLAENEGVERWVLAGTDYVYPQTTNKILKAYLMSKGVAEADIMINYTPFGHSDWQTIVSDIKKFGSEGKKTAVVSTINGDANVPFYKELGNQGIKAEDIPVVAFSVGEEELAGLDTAPLVGHLAAWNYFQSVDAPVNAEFIDTWHAFTKNDKRVTNDPMEAAYIGFQAWVAAVEAAGTTETDAVLDSIIGVAVPNLSGGTSTVMPNHHITKPVLIGEIQADGQFEIVQQTPSVVGDEWSDYLPDSKDLISDWRKPMECGNFNVATGKCGGKGS; from the coding sequence ATGTCCATGAAGATGAAACTGACCGGCGCCCTGCTCGGCGCCATGCTGTCGACGACGGCCTTCCACGGCGCATTCGCCCAGGAAGAGACCATCAAGATCGGCGTCCTGCATTCGCTGTCCGGCACAATGGCAATTTCTGAAACCACGTTGAAAGACGCCATGCTGATGCTCGTCGAAGAGCAGAACAAGAAGGGTGGCGTTCTCGGCAAGAAGCTCGAAGCCGTCGTCGTCGATCCGGCCTCCGACTGGCCGCTCTTTGCCGAAAAGGCCCGCGAACTGATCGAAAAGGACAAGGTCGCGGCCGTCTTCGGTTGCTGGACCTCGTCCTCGCGCAAATCCGTCCTGCCGGTCTTCGAAGAGCTGAACTCGATCCTCTTCTACCCGGTCCAGTACGAGGGTGAAGAATCCTCGCGCAACATCTTCTACACGGGTGCCGCTCCGAACCAGCAGGCCATCCCGGCCGTCGACTATCTCGCCGAAAACGAAGGCGTCGAGCGCTGGGTTCTGGCCGGTACCGACTACGTCTATCCGCAGACGACCAACAAGATCCTCAAAGCCTATCTGATGTCCAAGGGCGTTGCCGAAGCCGACATCATGATCAACTACACGCCGTTCGGTCATTCCGACTGGCAGACGATCGTATCCGACATCAAGAAGTTCGGCTCGGAAGGCAAGAAGACTGCTGTCGTCTCAACCATCAATGGTGACGCCAACGTTCCTTTCTACAAGGAACTGGGCAACCAGGGCATCAAGGCCGAAGACATTCCGGTCGTCGCCTTCTCCGTCGGTGAAGAAGAACTCGCCGGTCTCGACACGGCTCCGCTGGTCGGCCATCTCGCCGCCTGGAACTATTTCCAGTCCGTCGATGCGCCTGTGAATGCCGAATTCATCGATACCTGGCACGCCTTCACCAAGAACGACAAGCGCGTCACCAATGACCCGATGGAAGCCGCTTACATCGGCTTCCAGGCCTGGGTTGCTGCCGTCGAAGCTGCCGGCACCACCGAGACCGATGCCGTTCTCGACTCGATCATTGGCGTGGCCGTTCCGAACCTCTCCGGCGGCACGTCGACCGTGATGCCGAACCACCACATCACCAAGCCGGTCCTGATCGGTGAAATCCAGGCGGATGGCCAGTTTGAAATCGTGCAGCAGACCCCGTCTGTCGTCGGTGACGAGTGGTCCGATTACCTGCCTGACTCCAAGGACCTGATCTCCGATTGGCGCAAGCCGATGGAATGCGGCAACTTCAACGTTGCTACCGGCAAGTGCGGCGGCAAGGGTAGCTGA
- a CDS encoding biliverdin-producing heme oxygenase, with amino-acid sequence MELPPRRSALKEATWNAHMALDALVGGFATAADYRRYLAGIAAFRLPVEAWLSQHALPQAFSDWEPGLVRDELRADLSDLDTPEPEAPRAFAPPQGDGIVGLLYVLEGSSLGARLLAKRAEALGFSADYGARHLFSQARNFSNWRAFSERMENVCVYDARAAADWANTAFDYARDAFESAMNADHAVR; translated from the coding sequence ATGGAATTACCGCCGCGCCGAAGCGCCCTCAAGGAAGCAACATGGAACGCCCATATGGCGCTCGATGCGCTGGTCGGCGGTTTCGCGACGGCTGCCGACTATCGTCGCTATCTCGCAGGGATCGCCGCCTTTCGCCTGCCGGTCGAGGCTTGGCTCTCCCAGCATGCCCTGCCCCAGGCCTTTTCCGACTGGGAACCGGGTCTTGTCCGGGACGAACTGAGGGCCGACCTGTCAGATCTCGACACACCGGAGCCTGAGGCGCCCCGCGCCTTCGCGCCGCCCCAGGGTGACGGTATCGTCGGCTTGCTTTATGTGCTGGAAGGCTCCTCGCTCGGAGCCCGCCTCCTTGCAAAACGTGCAGAAGCCCTTGGCTTTTCAGCCGACTACGGCGCCCGACATCTTTTTTCACAAGCACGGAACTTTTCGAACTGGCGTGCGTTTTCCGAGCGTATGGAGAACGTGTGTGTATACGATGCCCGGGCAGCCGCGGACTGGGCAAACACCGCTTTCGACTATGCCCGTGATGCCTTCGAAAGCGCGATGAATGCTGACCACGCCGTCCGTTGA